The proteins below come from a single Malus domestica chromosome 03, GDT2T_hap1 genomic window:
- the LOC103426911 gene encoding phytochromobilin:ferredoxin oxidoreductase, chloroplastic: MECSSSLRFCIPKKPLPSICTVLFSSICSSSSRKQQRLISQQLSAVSYKKFIHFASEETKLHTHLEPSPLQERYNSRISMDGKADIQMLSFEATKIRHLRSLCIESQTMQILDFAVFPEPEFDMPIFCANFFTSANINIVVLDLNPLHDVISQRHYRDKYYKSLIPLGVKYSELLPWGGKLTSESLKFFSPIVIWTRFTSSPNNYDVLYSAFMDYYKAWLALMDQAVVETNASQIICNREAQHRYLTWRAEKDPGHALLKKLIGETQAKDLLVNFLFNGIDELGSKTFLDYFPEYGCEDGTVNQSRSMIGKSFESRPWDTKGEFISNTHF; this comes from the exons atggAGTGTTCTTCTTCTCTAAGGTTTTGCATACCCAAAAAACCTTTGCCATCAATCTGCACTGTATTGTTCTCTAGTATTTGCAGCAGCAGCAGTAGGAAGCAGCAGAGACTCATTTCCCAACAACTCTCTGCAGTTTCTTACAAGAAATTCATTCACTTTGCTTCGGAGGAAACCAAACTCCACACCCATCTGGAACCTTCTCCCTTGCAG GAAAGATATAATTCCAGGATTTCAATGGATGGTAAAGCAGATATTCAAATGTTATCATTTGAAGCTACTAAAATTAGACATCTACGTAGCTTATGCATTGAGAGCCAAACAATGCAG ATTTTGGATTTTGCTGTCTTCCCAGAACCCGAATTTGATATGCCCATATTTTGTGCCAACTTCTTCACCAGTGCAAATATAAACATAGTTGTGCT GGACCTCAATCCGTTGCATGATGTAATCAGTCAAAGGCATTACAGAGACAAATACTATAAAAGCCTAATACCTCTTGGTGTTAAATATTCTGAG CTTTTACCCTGGGGAGGAAAGCTTACGAGTGAGTCACTTAAATTCTTTTCACCAATTGTGATATGGACAAGATTTACGTCAAGCCCCAACAATTATGATGTTTTATATTCTGCATTCATGGATTATTACAAg GCATGGCTTGCACTGATGGACCAAGCAGTAGTGGAGACAAATGCCTCCCAAATTATATGTAACCGTGAAGCGCAACATAGATATCTAACATGGAGAGCAGAGAAG GATCCCGGACATGCACTACTGAAAAAGTTGATTGGGGAGACACAAGCTAAG GACTTGCTGGTGAACTTCCTCTTTAATGGAATCGATGAACTAGGAAGCAAAACTTTCCTCGATTACTTTCCAGAGTACGGCTGTGAGGATGGGACTGTAAACCAGAGTCGCAGTATGATAGGGAAATCTTTTGAAAGTCGCCCCTGGGACACAAAAGGAGAATTTATTAGTAACACACACTTTTGA